In Ooceraea biroi isolate clonal line C1 chromosome 14, Obir_v5.4, whole genome shotgun sequence, the genomic window aacaacagtgGCACCAGTCCTATCATCAGATCCGGAATGGAGATGCTCTCTGCGCATACGAAGGACAGCAATCTGGCCGCCTACAAACCGGGTCTTCCAGGATTCTCCGGCAATCCTCTCTGCTGTCCACCGGGTCTAGCCGAGAATCCGGCTTTCAGGCCACCATTCGCCGGCGCGTCGCCCTTTTCACATCATCAAGCCGCCGCGGCAGCGTTGCTAGGCTATCCGTCGGCCAGCCCGACTGGCGGCAATCCGTACTTGAGTTATGCCCGCGTGAAGACTCCAGCCGGCGGTGAGGCTCTGGTACCGGTCTGCAAGGATCCCTATTGCACCGGTTGTCAGTACAGTATGCACAGTGCTCAAATTATGATGGGCGCGGGCAGTTGTCCAAGCGGATGCACCCAGTGCGATCATCAGAAGTACGGACTGGCTATGGCGTTGTCGTCTCTGGGCCCAATGCCGCCTCCGTCGTTGTCGTATCCGTCCACACTGGCGGCTGGTGGCCGACCATACGTCTGCAGTTGGATCGCTGGCGAATCGTATTGCGGCAAGCGGTTTGCCACGTCGGAGGAACTGCTGCAGCATCTACGTAGTCACACAAGCTTAACCGGCGGTGATCATGCAGCCTCCGCGGCAGCTCTCCTCGGCAATCCTCATCCGCACCCGCTGTTGTCACCGTCTACCACGCTGCATCGTGCCAGCAGCGGCTCTTATCCGGCGCCGTCGTTGAGTCCACTCAGCGCCAGATATCATCCGTACGGCAAGCCGCCGCCGGGCCCGCTTCCGGCATCTCTGGCCGCCTCGCCATACAGTGCTTTCAACGCACTGGGACCGTATTATTCTCCATACGCGGTTTACGGGCAACGGATTGGCGCTGCTGTACACCCTTAAGATGGAT contains:
- the LOC105286616 gene encoding zinc finger protein Noc, encoding MVVLEEGGMLTTGHHQYLQPDYLSPLPTLDAKKSPLALLAQTCSQIGADTSAKPLISSLEKNSKGMNIAANAKSPPAAKLERNTRSSPTDGKSLAFKPYETNVVTKKMSDDGRPTSKASVHSVSGQDSVSASDAHPDKKSSGNRTPVSRKSASPSGQATATSTSGTPSADRKTPADREKTDGSPRSNSSSNNNSTSGSSSSNSSNNNSNNSGTSPIIRSGMEMLSAHTKDSNLAAYKPGLPGFSGNPLCCPPGLAENPAFRPPFAGASPFSHHQAAAAALLGYPSASPTGGNPYLSYARVKTPAGGEALVPVCKDPYCTGCQYSMHSAQIMMGAGSCPSGCTQCDHQKYGLAMALSSLGPMPPPSLSYPSTLAAGGRPYVCSWIAGESYCGKRFATSEELLQHLRSHTSLTGGDHAASAAALLGNPHPHPLLSPSTTLHRASSGSYPAPSLSPLSARYHPYGKPPPGPLPASLAASPYSAFNALGPYYSPYAVYGQRIGAAVHP